From one Pecten maximus chromosome 8, xPecMax1.1, whole genome shotgun sequence genomic stretch:
- the LOC117332679 gene encoding filensin-like has translation MVVRKKGMVAGGKGDGREGKMDGREGKGDGREGKGDGREGKGDGREEKGDGREGKGDGREGKGDGREGKGDGREEKGDGREGKGDGREGKGDGREGKGDGREEKGDGREGKGDGREGKGDGREVKRELLRGKKGMVAR, from the coding sequence ATGGTCGTGAGGAAAAAGGGGATGGTCGCGGGGGGAAAAGGGGATGGTCGTGAGGGAAAAATGGATGGTCGTGAGGGAAAAGGGGATGGTCGTGAGGGGAAAGGGGATGGTCGTGAGGGAAAAGGGGATGGTCGTGAGGAAAAAGGGGATGGTCGTGAGGGAAAAGGGGATGGTCGTGAGGGAAAAGGGGATGGTCGTGAGGGAAAAGGGGATGGTCGTGAGGAAAAAGGGGATGGTCGTGAGGGAAAAGGGGATGGTCGTGAGGGAAAAGGGGATGGTCGTGAGGGGAAAGGGGATGGTCGTGAGGAAAAAGGGGATGGTCGTGAGGGGAAAGGGGATGGTCGTGAGGGAAAAGGGGATGGTCGCGAGGTAAAAAGAGAATTGTTGCGAGGGAAAAAGGGAATGGTCGCGAGGTAA